A window of the Lactobacillus amylovorus DSM 20531 genome harbors these coding sequences:
- the opp3b gene encoding oligopeptide ABC transporter permease, producing the protein MARYLLKRIFYMILTLFIVATVTFFLMKLMPGSPYANEAKMTLTQRHIMDEQYGLNKPVWQQYLIYIGGMLHGDFGTSFQYSNQPVATLIGSRLGASMQLGLQALILGVVLGVIVGAIAAVNQGTWVDSTATVISIIGKSVPNFVLAVLLQYYIGLKLGLFPLAGWGQFSQTIMPTIALAVGPFAETARFIRTSMVDTLSSDYIELGKAKGLSRMEVIRKHAMRNSMIPLVTLIGPYAVALMTGSMVIENIFNIPGIGEQFVKSILTNDYPTIMGITMVYCIGLVVILLITDIIYGLIDPRIRLDESEA; encoded by the coding sequence ATGGCTAGATACCTATTGAAACGTATTTTTTATATGATCCTCACTTTGTTTATCGTAGCCACGGTAACTTTCTTCTTAATGAAGTTAATGCCTGGTTCACCTTACGCTAACGAAGCGAAGATGACGCTAACGCAGCGACACATTATGGATGAACAATACGGTTTGAATAAACCAGTATGGCAACAATATTTGATTTACATCGGCGGGATGCTTCACGGAGACTTCGGTACATCCTTCCAATACAGTAATCAACCTGTGGCAACATTGATTGGCTCACGTTTGGGTGCCTCAATGCAACTTGGTCTTCAAGCTTTGATTCTTGGTGTTGTGCTTGGCGTTATCGTTGGTGCGATCGCTGCTGTAAACCAGGGAACCTGGGTTGACTCAACTGCAACTGTAATTTCTATTATCGGTAAGTCAGTACCTAACTTCGTTTTAGCGGTACTACTTCAATACTACATCGGTTTGAAACTGGGGCTTTTCCCACTGGCCGGTTGGGGGCAATTCTCCCAAACAATTATGCCGACGATTGCTTTAGCGGTAGGGCCATTCGCCGAGACGGCCCGGTTCATTAGAACGAGCATGGTTGATACTTTGAGTAGTGACTACATTGAGTTAGGTAAGGCTAAAGGTTTAAGCCGAATGGAAGTTATTAGAAAACACGCAATGCGTAACTCAATGATTCCACTTGTTACTTTGATTGGTCCTTACGCAGTAGCTTTGATGACTGGTTCAATGGTTATTGAAAACATCTTTAACATCCCAGGCATCGGTGAACAATTCGTTAAGTCAATTTTAACTAACGACTACCCAACAATCATGGGAATCACGATGGTCTACTGTATCGGATTAGTAGTAATTCTGTTAATTACTGATATCATTTACGGATTGATTGATCCAAGAATCAGATTAGATGAAAGTGAGGCTTAG
- a CDS encoding peptide ABC transporter substrate-binding protein, whose translation MSKFRKLMAAGVVTLAGAALAACGNNSSSSSAGGSKKTLNWMDKTEIEGMDVSKVTDATSFTQLNNTMEGLYRLGKNSKVENALATKTTTSKDGKIWTFTLRKDDKWSNGDPVTAKDFVYSWRRTVTPSTGSQYSYLFSGIENADAIVAGKKKPNTLGVKAVGDDKLVVTLDKRIPYFKLLMGFPLFFPQSQKAVEQYGKSYGTSSKTTVYNGPFVQKGWTGSNLSWKLVKNKNYWDKKNVKLNTINYSVQKTPSTDYNLYQSGKLDAALLGPQASKELKNQKGYTLRKTASTIYLEMNQKKALFNNENFRKALSLAINRKELANSVGGAAEPADTLSPENMTEVKGKDYTNLVRGTATKQFNTYNKKQAQAYWKKAQKELGKKSVSFSILTYDDDASKKGGEFLQSSIESALKGVNVRVQSIPKKTALDHAGSGDYDVFLMGWTADFSDPISFLDLNTSENSQNWEKYSDSTYDKLVAESKVTPSETTRWNDLVKAEQRIISTQGVTPLYHPEEAWMVRSTVKGVVYNGAGAPYNFKEAYIAN comes from the coding sequence ATGAGTAAATTCCGAAAATTAATGGCAGCCGGTGTTGTAACTTTGGCCGGAGCTGCACTTGCAGCCTGTGGCAACAACAGTAGTTCCTCATCAGCCGGCGGCAGTAAAAAGACTTTAAACTGGATGGATAAAACTGAAATTGAAGGCATGGATGTCTCAAAAGTTACTGATGCCACTAGTTTTACCCAATTGAACAACACGATGGAAGGTCTTTATCGTTTAGGCAAAAACTCTAAAGTTGAAAATGCCTTGGCAACAAAGACCACAACCAGTAAAGATGGCAAAATTTGGACCTTCACTTTGCGTAAAGACGATAAGTGGTCAAACGGCGATCCAGTAACTGCGAAAGATTTCGTCTACTCCTGGCGTAGAACCGTTACCCCAAGTACCGGTTCACAATATTCATACTTGTTCTCCGGCATTGAAAACGCCGATGCCATCGTAGCCGGTAAAAAGAAGCCAAATACTTTGGGTGTTAAAGCTGTCGGCGATGACAAATTGGTCGTAACTTTGGACAAGCGAATTCCATACTTCAAGCTGTTGATGGGCTTCCCGTTGTTCTTCCCACAAAGCCAAAAGGCAGTTGAACAATACGGCAAGAGTTACGGTACTTCATCCAAGACAACTGTCTACAACGGTCCATTTGTGCAAAAGGGCTGGACTGGTTCAAACCTTTCCTGGAAGTTAGTTAAGAACAAAAACTACTGGGACAAGAAGAACGTCAAGCTGAATACGATTAACTACAGCGTGCAAAAGACGCCATCAACCGACTACAACTTGTACCAATCAGGCAAGCTTGATGCAGCTTTGCTTGGTCCTCAAGCTTCAAAGGAATTGAAGAATCAAAAGGGCTACACTTTGAGAAAGACTGCATCTACGATTTACCTTGAAATGAACCAAAAGAAAGCGCTATTTAACAACGAAAACTTCAGAAAGGCTCTTTCTTTAGCAATCAATAGAAAAGAATTGGCTAACTCTGTTGGTGGGGCCGCAGAACCTGCCGACACGCTTTCTCCAGAAAACATGACCGAAGTGAAGGGTAAAGACTACACCAACCTTGTTAGAGGTACTGCTACTAAGCAATTTAATACCTACAACAAGAAACAAGCTCAAGCCTACTGGAAGAAGGCTCAAAAAGAGTTGGGCAAGAAGAGCGTAAGCTTCTCAATCTTGACTTACGATGACGATGCTTCAAAGAAGGGTGGCGAATTCTTGCAAAGTTCAATCGAATCCGCTTTGAAGGGTGTCAACGTCAGAGTTCAAAGCATTCCTAAGAAGACTGCCTTAGACCACGCCGGAAGCGGTGACTACGATGTCTTCTTGATGGGTTGGACTGCCGACTTCTCAGACCCAATTTCATTCTTGGACTTGAACACTTCTGAGAACTCTCAAAACTGGGAAAAGTACTCAGATTCTACTTATGATAAGCTTGTCGCAGAATCTAAGGTAACTCCTAGTGAAACCACTCGTTGGAACGACTTGGTTAAGGCTGAACAAAGAATTATCAGCACTCAGGGTGTTACTCCTTTGTACCACCCAGAAGAAGCTTGGATGGTTCGTTCAACCGTCAAGGGCGTTGTCTACAACGGTGCCGGTGCTCCTTACAACTTTAAGGAAGCATACATTGCAAACTAA
- a CDS encoding peptide ABC transporter substrate-binding protein: MKFTKLFAAGATVLIAGATLAACGSNSNSSSSGNSSAKKSINWMDSAEIPTMDISKATDVTSFNQLGNVEEGLYRLGKNSKVENALATSTKVSKDGKTWTFTLRPSKWSNGDKLTAKDFVYSWRRTVNPKTASQYAYLFEGIHNATQISAGKAPVNSLGIKAVGDNKLVVTLDKRIPYFKLLMGFPLFFPQNQKVVEANGSKYGTSSGTTAFNGPFVQKGWTGSNLSWKLVKNKNYWDKKNVKLNTINYSVQKTPSTAYNLYQSNKLDATVLDAQQTKNLKHNAGYTLRDTAATFYVQFNQRRKIFKNENLRKAISMSINRKALSNALGGSNTPADSLTSKGVVNHDGKDWASVVGDKESASYNPTEAKKLYKKALKELGVKNVSFSILSDDTDAGQKTTETLQSQLEENLKGMKVSVANVPFKTRLNRSTNGNFDLVVSGWSADFADPISFVDLFTSKNANNNGKWSNAQYDKLIADSKTTASTAKRWNDLEKAEKILLNEEGIAPLYYKTEAWLVRPDIKGIVYNGAGLNYNFKEAYVSGN; the protein is encoded by the coding sequence ATGAAGTTTACAAAATTATTTGCTGCAGGGGCAACAGTTCTTATCGCTGGTGCCACACTAGCAGCGTGTGGTAGCAACAGTAACAGCAGTTCATCAGGCAACTCTTCTGCAAAGAAAAGCATCAACTGGATGGATTCAGCCGAAATTCCAACTATGGATATTTCAAAGGCTACCGACGTTACTAGTTTTAACCAATTGGGTAACGTTGAAGAAGGTCTTTACCGTTTAGGCAAGAACTCCAAGGTTGAAAATGCTTTGGCAACTAGCACCAAGGTTTCTAAAGACGGCAAGACTTGGACTTTTACTTTACGTCCTTCAAAATGGTCAAACGGTGACAAGTTAACTGCTAAGGACTTCGTATATTCTTGGCGTAGAACTGTCAACCCAAAGACTGCTTCACAATATGCCTACTTATTTGAGGGAATTCATAATGCCACTCAAATTTCAGCTGGTAAAGCCCCAGTTAACAGCTTAGGTATCAAGGCCGTTGGTGATAACAAGTTAGTTGTTACATTGGATAAGCGTATTCCATACTTTAAGCTTTTGATGGGCTTCCCACTATTCTTCCCACAAAACCAAAAGGTTGTCGAAGCTAACGGTTCTAAGTACGGTACTTCATCAGGCACCACTGCTTTCAACGGTCCATTCGTACAAAAGGGCTGGACAGGTTCAAACCTTTCATGGAAGTTAGTTAAGAACAAGAACTACTGGGACAAGAAGAATGTTAAGTTGAACACCATTAACTACAGTGTTCAAAAGACTCCTTCAACAGCTTACAACTTGTACCAATCAAACAAGCTTGATGCAACTGTTTTGGACGCACAACAAACTAAGAACTTGAAACACAATGCAGGCTACACATTGCGTGACACAGCTGCAACATTCTACGTTCAATTTAACCAAAGAAGAAAGATCTTCAAGAACGAAAACTTGCGTAAAGCTATTTCAATGTCAATCAACAGAAAAGCTTTGTCTAACGCTTTAGGTGGTTCAAACACTCCAGCCGATAGTTTAACTTCTAAGGGTGTCGTTAACCACGACGGTAAGGATTGGGCTTCAGTAGTTGGCGATAAGGAAAGTGCTTCTTACAACCCAACTGAAGCTAAGAAGCTTTACAAGAAGGCTTTGAAGGAATTAGGCGTAAAGAACGTTTCATTCTCAATCCTTTCAGACGATACTGATGCAGGTCAAAAGACTACTGAAACTCTTCAAAGTCAATTAGAAGAAAACTTGAAGGGCATGAAGGTATCTGTCGCAAACGTACCATTTAAGACTCGTTTGAACCGTTCAACTAACGGTAACTTCGACCTCGTAGTATCAGGTTGGTCAGCTGACTTCGCCGATCCAATTTCATTCGTTGACTTGTTCACTAGCAAGAACGCTAACAACAACGGTAAGTGGAGCAACGCTCAATACGACAAGTTGATTGCTGATTCTAAGACTACAGCAAGCACTGCTAAGCGTTGGAACGACCTTGAAAAGGCAGAAAAGATCTTGCTTAATGAAGAAGGTATTGCACCACTTTACTACAAGACTGAAGCTTGGCTTGTACGTCCAGACATCAAGGGCATCGTTTACAACGGTGCTGGTTTGAACTACAACTTCAAGGAAGCTTACGTATCAGGCAACTAA
- the guaB gene encoding IMP dehydrogenase: MSNWDTKFAKKGLTFDDVLLIPAESHVLPNEVDLSTQLADNIKLNIPLISAGMDTVTEGAMAIAMALQGGLGVVHKNMSIQAQASEVANVKSVVVPSNATKAAVDDQNRLLCAAAVGVTSDTFERAEAFLEAGADAIVIDTAHGHSAGVLRKIKEFREHFPKQTLIAGNVATGDATRALFDAGVDVVKVGIGPGSICTTRIVAGVGVPQITAIYDAASAAREYHKPIIADGGIKYSGDVVKALAAGGNAVMLGSMLSGTTEAPGDIFEDNGKKYKRYRGMGSVGAMAQAHGSSDRYFQGGVNEANKLVPEGVEARVEYKGDVSDVVFQIDGGLRSGMGYCGAANISELIEKAQFVQITNAGLRESHPHDVQMTKEAPNYK, translated from the coding sequence ATGTCTAATTGGGATACAAAATTTGCCAAAAAAGGTTTAACTTTTGATGATGTTTTATTGATTCCAGCAGAAAGCCATGTTTTGCCAAACGAAGTCGATTTGAGCACACAACTGGCTGATAATATTAAATTGAATATTCCATTAATCAGTGCCGGCATGGATACTGTCACTGAAGGAGCAATGGCAATTGCGATGGCTCTCCAAGGTGGACTTGGCGTAGTGCACAAGAATATGTCAATTCAAGCCCAAGCAAGTGAAGTTGCTAATGTTAAGAGCGTAGTCGTACCAAGCAATGCCACTAAGGCTGCAGTTGACGACCAAAACAGATTGCTTTGTGCCGCAGCTGTTGGTGTAACTAGTGATACTTTTGAAAGAGCAGAAGCATTTCTTGAAGCTGGTGCCGATGCAATCGTTATTGATACTGCTCATGGTCACTCAGCAGGTGTTTTGCGTAAGATTAAAGAATTCCGTGAACATTTTCCAAAGCAAACTTTAATTGCCGGTAATGTGGCAACTGGGGATGCCACTCGTGCATTGTTCGACGCTGGCGTTGACGTAGTTAAGGTAGGTATTGGACCTGGTTCAATTTGTACTACTAGAATAGTTGCCGGTGTTGGTGTACCACAAATTACTGCTATTTATGATGCTGCTTCAGCTGCACGTGAGTACCACAAGCCAATCATTGCCGATGGTGGTATCAAGTACTCAGGTGATGTAGTTAAGGCTTTAGCTGCCGGTGGTAACGCAGTTATGCTTGGTAGCATGCTTAGTGGTACCACTGAAGCACCTGGCGACATCTTTGAAGATAATGGCAAGAAGTACAAGCGTTACCGTGGTATGGGTTCTGTCGGTGCCATGGCTCAAGCTCACGGCTCAAGCGACCGTTACTTCCAAGGTGGTGTTAACGAAGCCAACAAGCTTGTTCCAGAAGGTGTCGAAGCTCGTGTTGAATACAAGGGTGACGTTTCTGACGTTGTCTTCCAAATCGATGGTGGTCTTCGCTCAGGTATGGGCTACTGCGGTGCAGCTAACATTTCAGAATTAATCGAAAAGGCCCAATTTGTTCAAATCACTAATGCTGGTTTGCGTGAATCACACCCACACGATGTGCAAATGACTAAGGAAGCACCTAACTACAAATAA